ttttttggggggggggggggggatttgacaAAAGCAAGCTACAGTCGCTGTTAAGAATGTAAATCCTTCATGTTCAGGATGTGCAGCACGCGCCTGAGGGAGGTGAAACAAGGTGAAACCCACAACTCTTACTGCAGATCAATCCTGGGCCAATCTATTTTATTAGCACTGGAATGAGTCATACTTGTCCGACTCATTTTAGAGTAACCTGAGAGCAAACCGAAGCCAATCAAGtcaatttattaatattgattgAATTGATAAATTCTGTCATTTTCTCTGGGTCTGTTGGGGAAACGGATCAGTCTCTGTGTACACTGCCCCACCTGCTGGTTATATTAAGTAGTGCAGAAGTCCAATTTGAGGCCCACTGTTGAGTGGTTGGACATAAAATCAAATTGGGGAGGGTTATaaattacacactcacacactataATAATATCAGATTTTCTGACCTTTTTTGTGGCTGATGTGGCTGTTATCTTAATAAATGGAACTGAATATTATCTTGACTGAAACATGTTTGCAGAGTCCTCTAAGGTTTAGAATGGATGAAACTTCTTTGTGGATGATGTTTGGCTGTGTTCAGGGGTGAAACACTAACATGCACTGAAACTGGTGGCTAATAAAATGACAGCTcacaaataaagatgaatgcgaagagaaaagaaaaattcatATGAAAAGACATCAGGTTGTTTCAGCAGAAATGGTTAAACGATGATCGGAAGGAGGACTGCGActgggaaagaggaggaggaggagggaggaagagacggaaggaggggaaagaggagaagacaaaagattcataaaactAAACGAGTTGTGGACGACACCACAAGTTGTGAGTACAAGATATATATACTATTTCTTTTTCACCTGATTTTGACTTGAGGGTCTTGTTGTTTTACTGGTAATGATCTGCAGATTagatgtaaaaatgaaatgcGAGCGTGAACGCACTTCAGTCACTTTTAATTTTATTCTGATGTGATGTGCGGTGGTATGCAGAGTTCAGTCAGTTCAGTGAACAGTGGGACAATATGCCACtctcacaaacaaaaaccaacaGAGCCAAACCAGGACAATCCAGCATTCATTTTCACTAATTGCAAATGCATGACTCTGGGATTATTGCTGCTGGTGACAAAGCTGTCATGCTTGCACTGGCCGGTGATGACCGTACGCTTGGATTGCAGTAATGTGTTCTATGAAAGGAAAGCTGGAGAAGAATGTGCGACTGTAACAGAGGAGGGGCGGCGGGGCTGCTCAATCAgggcacacacaaaaaaaaaacacattctttTCGGAGAGCTCACGTCTTGGACTCCAAAGTTACACTGACACATCACAAGAGGAATGATGCAGGGtgggagtggagagagagagagacggagagagaaagagagagagaaagagagagagagaaagaaagagatgaggaaaaacacatttccaggaGCAGaaagtcaaatgtttttcaaagtgtCTGATTTGTCGCGAAACTTTTAAATCCAGTCGCTCCATGTAAACCTCTAATTACCCGAATGTACAGTTGAAAATATTATTCCACAGCTACATGACATCAGCCACTCGTCTATACACACGATGACACCTTGTCCCGAAGCACAGCAGCGCTCTCTGTGTGCTTAGCTGGAGCCGAACTGCAGGGAAAACATTACAGTGACCTGGAACGTTGGGAGCATTTATACATGCATGAGGATTTAGAGGAAACATAAACAGCAAAACGAGAGAATATTGAACAGTTCCACTCTGTGAAACCGTCCTGACTCTTTCCCCCTCCTCGCTTTCCCTCCagctcgtaaaaaaaaaaaaaatcaggcgCACCTCTCACCAGTCGAAGGAATGGGCGGCCATCCAGTggtcctgctcctctgcagtTTCCACGGTAACGCCTAccaaacacagcacacacaaatcATCTTGTTTAATGACGGTTGAGTCGCtgcgtgtttgtttttgtgctgcgAAACACTCCCCTCATGTGGTTTCTGTTCCGCAGTGCTCACAGCTGTAGCCCGGGCCCAGCAGACTGGTAATGCTCCGCTCCTGCACCAGTGGCACGTttagaccgggggggggggggggggcgagttGTGGTGCATTTGACATGTGTCAGTCTGTGAGTCATCGACGTGGGCCActggtaacatgtgtgttttctctgcttgttttctAGAGACCCCAGAGGCCCCCCGAGGCGTCCTGCCAGCCAGTGAGTGACCTCGGAGCTGCCTCTCAGGAGGCCCCTCACCAGCTCCCGGCACAAACACTCCAGTGCAGCTTTTTTTGCTTTGGTTTGCGTTGCTAGTTATGATTTTAAACGGATCTCCTGTTTCTGCAGATTGCAGGGAGGAGATGTACCCATGCACCAGGATGTACTCGGTCCACAAGCCCGTCAAGAGATGCATTGGTGGTCTTTGTTTGTACAGGTGATCTGCAAGATTTTCAGTTTACACAAATACAGCATACTCTTATTTAATCAAGGTGTTGCCAGCTGTATTTATAAAGACACAATAAAGACTGTGTTGTCCCACTGGGGTGACACTAACGTACCCGGTACTATTTCTCAGCCCCTTTGCTCAAATGATGTGGGGATAATGCACCAGAATGTGAAAATGCTCCATTGCATACAATTGAAGTCATGTCAAACATTTTTATAGTATAAATGTGTTAATAATACAATGAttgaaaatgcagaaaaaaatgGACCCTGGTAGAGTTTTATTAATAAGGATGCTATTTTTGCATTAAGGTAAATTGGACTGTTTCTACAAAGAGCTTTCTCAATCTTATCAATCACCTCATTCAGTGTAGAAACAGGCATCAGAGGCAATTTAAGGCTGAGTATCTTGCCAAAAGACActtggaggagccagggatcgaaccaccgccCTTCTTATTAGTGGATgaccctctctttctcctgggACACATGTAACTGATGCATACATACACTATCGGAATGTTACGGTCGAATCTACTCTCTCTGGTCAGTTTAAAAATGTCGTGTTTTATAAGATGATGCGGTTTCTTATACGAGATCACAAGTTGAAAATGTATTACCACTTTGAGTACAGGTGCCTCTCAATTGTAACTGTGAAGAGTACTTGTGTAAAACTACTTTGCGAGGAAAGATCAATCATACAAGTTTACAGTCAGTGTACTTGGCACCAGGTCAGACGTAGAACACTCATGTTCCGTCCTGTTTGTGACGCAGCCTCCCTCGTGTCTACGTCATCAACAAGGAGATCTGCATGAGGACCGTGTGCCAGCAGGACGAGTATCTGAAAGGTGAGACTCCACACGCGTGACGAGCACTGTGGCGTCAGGCGTGCACGACCGTACATTCATGAGCAGTGTCTCCGTGTCTTCTGCACTCCACAGCTGAACTGTGCCGGGAGTTGTCCGGATGGCCCAGACGTGTGGAGAGGTCATCCCATAGGAAACGCTGTCGCAATCGCCGTAGCAACCCCAAAACCTGGGCAAACAAGGCCTGACGGGTCGGGGGATGACGAGGTGACCACCGGGGGGGATGGAGCCCCATGGAGACCCAAACCAGGGGCGTTGTTATAAAAACAGCCCATAACACCATAAATTCACTGCTCAACACCTGTGGGGTcgctctctctcgttctctctctctctctctctctctctctctcacacactgagtCACATCTATGTTTATGTATTAGTCTTTTAATTGTGTGTGAATATTGAAGGTGTGCTCGTTTCATCTGTGTATTGTTGGACACAGATCATGTCTTTCATGGTTTACGACCCATTAAAGGTACTGTAGTTATGGGCCTATAGCAGCACTGAGTCATGGTACAAGGACAGACCCACTGTGTTGAGGAATGTAGGGCACTCGTTGACAATCAAGTATTATGTGCACTGTTGTATCTAATAAAATATAGCTACTACTGTATTTACTAGTTTATTTGTCTAATTACTCGTTCCTATTTAAAAAACTTATTAGAAGTATTGTCCTGCAACTGTATGCATCTGTACACCAGTGGAAGTTCCGTCAACATAATCATTTTTCCAAAGTCACATGAGAAACTGAAATAAGTTTCATCTTTGTGTCCAAGTGACAGCTGGTGAAAATTTGAACAAATACCTTAAAGGCAGACGTGAGATTTTATGTTCAAGAATACAAACACATGTTGTGAAGCCActgtgacattgacctttgaccaatcaAATCTAATAATTCAATCCATGATTCCCAGGCACTTGAATCAGTGTGTTCATCAGGGGAAACAGGTTTTCTTGGGTCACAGCGACCTTGAACAAACTCTAATCAGGTCACCACTGAAGAAATTCCCTTAAGGTGTTGCTGAAATGTTGCATTCACAAGACCAAACACATGTTTGTAAGGTCagagtgaccttgacctttcacGATCAGCGaaccaaattctaatcagatCATCTTTGAGCCTTTTTGCACGTTTCTACCCAATTTGAAGGAATTCCCTGGAGGCGTTCTTGAGATACCGTGTTTCACGGGAGACGGACACACGGACCGACAGACAACCAGCAAACATGCCTCTGGTCTTcaaggaaacataaaaacagcaaacaaaagTTATGGTCATTAAGTGATacctttatgtttttctttgaatattCAATTCCATATACATCTCCATACACATATACAGTTTGAATAACAAGTAACGTTTGGAAGAAATGCATATAATCTgaacagtaaacaaacactgacaaacactgtTAGggtttcacactcacacactctctgtgcACGCCTGTCATCATCCATCGTCACACCACTGGCCACTGCACACCTGTcacaacacgtgtgtgtgtgggtgtgatatCAGTGTTACGTGATCCAATCTCTTGATACACAACAATATCACAACAAAACACGGCATCGAACACCGACTGACTTGGTCCCACGTTGCATTTGTCTGCACCAGAGAAGCATTGATGGCATTAGATCTGAACTCGGGGGCTGAAGTTGAATCTTGTTTGTACAGAGCAACATGCTGCGCGTGAGCATGAAGGAGAATGAAGGAGGTAAAGCCCTTCGGGGCAGCGCTGAAACACAGACCCATTCATTGAGGAGGAAAGAGGTCGTGACACAGATGACTCACCAGTCACAGCTTTAACAGCTGTGCCGAGTGGAGATGACATAACATGGACTAACTCATCTCTGTTGCAGCTTGAGGCAAAGATAAAAGCACTTGATGCCTCCCTTTCCTGTGCTGAGACCCTGCTGCAGCcgacatctccacttcctcgtCTCTCTGTGCTGATTTTACAGATAAAACCATTCACACAAAACCCATCGCCAGTGAAATGATCAAAAGCTGCGTCTTCTCCAGACAGGCCCACCAGAGAGTGCTAGAGAGCACATCTACTCAGGTTTCCTTCAAGTAAAATCATTTAGTGGTAAACTTCACAATAAGCTAAGTCTATTATTAGATAATTCCCTGCCTTTAATATGGACTATACATTAGTAACTACCGGGACAGGCCGGACTGTCAGTCAGTGCATATAGTCAGTCCCACTGCGGGGGACTTGATGAGAAGCTACACTACAGACAGTTGACGACAATAATGGCAATACTTACAACTACTGacaatatgtacatttaaaataaattatctcTGTACAtaaaattcattcattattgtattttattagtATTCATTATCAGATCTTTTTCTGATTATGTCTCCCTTCATCTTGTTTCTATTGTGTATACTTTACCATAGAAATGAGCAAATAAAACACTGTTAGGAAAAAGGGCAAAGgcagaaatgtaaatgaaacTAGAGAGCGGGactgaacacacagacagagcgaGGAAACGCGAGCCCCAGCGAGGACGATGGAAGTTGTTTGCAAGGTGACCAATCGTCTAAATGTGCTTTAAGGGCCGGGTGCATCTCAGGCTAAACCAAGGCTTTGAGAAActgaatggaaataaaaagggaCAGAGGGGTTACCCCCAgataacggggggggggaacgaAGTTGCAAAGACTGCTGCATAAATTTACAGAGCGTTACAgtaagagggagaaaagaaaagagcgaATATCTCCTCACTTCGGGGATACGGAGTCAAAGTCTCCCCACAAGTCCGCGCTGGATGTGGAGGTCGGGTTGGGTGGAGCCACTGAGTTGGAGTTACTGGAGTCCAGGTCGAGCAAGAAACCTGgtggttagaaaataaaacaaaacagggacATTAATCCTCCTTTGAGATAATTGTTATTCCTATTTGTTTATAAACAAATGCAGTGATTTTAGGTTTAGTAAAGAAATGTCTCTTTTCAAGACCTCATTTCAAGTCAGAAATGTATTTGGAaacaatccaaaaatataaagcCTGTGTAGCTTATATATAACCTCAGTGGCATCTAGCTGGGTTGCTCctgaatttaataaatgttttcaatgcTTTGAGCATTGAACCAAAATTCACCTCCTTTCGTTCTCAGATGGCTGCAGGAATCCCTCAGATATGCATCTGCAAAACCTCAgcaaagaaaactgaaacaCTGTGCACGGCTAGATTCAAGTAGAGATACGACAATTTTCAGTTTTATGTGTACAAGTATCTCCACTACACAGGACCAGAGAGAAACGAGGCAAAAATCGTTTTAAAAGGGAAGTATGGGACTGTGTTTTACAACAGGAGTCTATGTGTCATGGTGTTCCTAACACTGCACTCACCACCTTTGCTGTAAAGACTGTGGCTACTATCGCTCCGTTGGAAACAGCTTTACAACTGAGCTCAACGAGGCcaaggaaataaaacatctcatcaaagaaacaactcttcctctgcttcataTTCACCGTGTAAACAAGCTTTCATTCAATAGGAATTCTGAGGTTCATGCCCCACTGTAAATCACACGGCTGTGCCAGGCTACACCAACCTGCACCTCAAACATGGCAGTAAAACTGTGAGATATTGGGGTAATAACGTTTAACGCTAACCGCTGAGCTAAGACCGGGCTGAGCTACTCCCAGCAGTGCACTCAGGTCGTTTACCAATGGATGTATGAGCCAAAAGCATGATTTGAATTTGACATGATCCTGAAGATGATCTGTGATCTTGTCAcacttttgtattatttgtcaCCAGCTCTCAGGAAGCTTTTGGTTTCCTGCCACCCCTGCAAAAGCTCCTTTGGATTCACTATGTCTGAGCACTAGACGGCGTGTGATTGGGTGCGTGACCCCTTCATGTTTCCATTCTCTTGGGATATAATTACTTACCCTCGTCGCTTACGCCTGCAGACTCTTCTGTGTTGTGATTGGTGGATTTCGTAGGGGGCGGCGCCAGCTTTCCCCCGGGTGGAGGCGGAAGGAGCCCGAAGCCGCCTGAACTCTGCGGACGAGCCCTGTCCCTCTTTTTGGATTGCTGAAGAAAGTATAAGAAACacaagtgtgtgagagtgtgtggggTTAGCACTGAGGCTAGAATACAACAGATACTAAAAtggtttttaaattcaaatttagAACCTTATTATCAATTCATTCTCAACTGTCCATAAGCATGGTTGCATTGGTTAAAGCTTTGGAGGTTCACCCATCAAATGCAACACAGTTTGACAAAGGTATACTTCACGCTAATGTCCAACTATTAGGTTCTTATCAAAATAAAGTCACCCCAATATTGAGAGTAATGGTCTGTCCCTCTTTGAAGCCCAGGTCCAGTTTGGGAGTGGTGTCCGGAGCCGACGCCTGCTTGGTGAATTCATCTTCCTGCTTCACCCACCTGGAGGAAACCAGGGAGAAGCGCAGACATGCAAAAAGATCAAAGATGGAAAGAAGAGTCGACGAAATTCATTCACTGCTGAAGGAGTTGTGATTCATGACACACTGTGGAGCAGCATCGTACTTAAAGTGGTCCTGAAGTGCAACGTTAAAGTCGAAGGCGTCGCCCCGGTCTCCAAATCCGATGCCTATGAATGCGCTGCGGCCTGAAAGGAAGAAGACAAACAAGGGGTTGGAGCAGCATGGCGGAAAAAAACTAGAAGAAACCAATCCCAACAATTTCTCACGACCACATGTCCACTACAATAAACATTTCCCATGATTTGGTACTCGGCAAAACTATAGAGCATCTCTGCCCCTGGACCAAACCACTCAAACACGCTATCGTCTAAAGACTCGAGCAGGTTTACTAAATATTTATGGCTGAGcaacaaacacttcacccaccatTGTCGTCTTGGATGCGGAGCACGAAGTAACGACTTGAGTCACTGACTGTTTCCACTGTGAGCCCAGGGAACTCCTCCACTGGTGCCTGGGCAAACAATTCCCCTGGAGAACACACGAAAAGacacacacttatattttattgatctATTTTGAGGGAATGGGGATCCTGAAGAAACATTTAACAGCTTAAGATTTAAAATAGGAGCAGAAATGGTGTGTTTTTGGTGGATTCTGCATAAATGGATCACTCTTCCGATATGAGAATCCCATTCAAAATAAGGGGTTAGGCAGGAAAACCAGCATGTCCAGTCACCGATGctccagcagagacagagagagagagataatggtCCCTCTTGCTTTAAAAGGAATCGCATGCTTGGATGTGGGCTGGGTAACCTTGGAAGAGATGAGTAACAGAGCGAGGGAACGATGGCGACCAGAGGAGACTACACAGTGAAATGATTTACAACAGTGCCAGTAAACAAGGGTCCTGTCTGCGCCTCTCACCAGAGATCTTGTCTTCCAGTTTCACGAAGGCCAGTTTGCCACGGGCCGTCACGCGCATGCGTCCCGTCCAGTCGGGGGCATCCAGCTTCCAATCGGCAGCCCTGggacacacacgtaaacacacgcATATaaacacccatacacacacacacacacacacaatggcgTTCAGGGGGACGGTGTGGTGTTGGTGAGTTGGTGACAGCGGCTTATTTGGATTGAGGTGGACATGGCGAGGtaagaaaaacaggaagcaggaagggGACTTTATGTTtggcgtgcatgtgtgtgaccgtgtgtgtgCGATTGTTATGATTCGTCCTCACACTGTTCTCTTATCCCTGAGTGAACAAAACGTGACTAACGCGTCAGGCGGGGCCTTCCACCGGGACCTGAGGCCGAAATATTACATCATCGATGTTACCCACTGTACATATGGTCACTGGTTAACCAATCGTGTTTCTGGTCCTGGGGGACTGGGGGGGGCTGTGCTACTGTTTGGTTTGAGTGATGTCCGCTCCCATGCAGCTGCAGGACGGAGCAGCCAATGAGAGGAGGGCAAAACAATCCCAACGCCAAATAAACACATCTCCTGCATCCCGGTCacttcatcaaaacaagatggcaaAAGCACACAGCAGcaaactaaataaacacaacaacactgtttttcaaataatgTCCACCTCTGGGCCCGAGGCCCCATCAAACCCTGCTGAAGTGCCCTCGAGCAATGCAGCTGCAAGGGAATCTCAACCTGCAGCCGATGAGACTCGCCAGTTAAAGAATAAAGGGAGACTCCCAGTGAAATATCTTTGATTGAACACCGTGTCCTCGCTGATGTGCTATGGGACGGAGGCACGTAAACACAGGGACAGTGACGCGGATGCAGCGGATCCTCGGCCCCGGTGCTGCAGGTGCAGGGGCAGGTGcaccccccccatcccacaGTGACTCGTCTGTCTCCCACCGCGACCTTGTAAACACAGTAAAAAACCTGCAGCTCACGAGCAGCCCGTCGCGTGAGGCTGCGTGATTAGGGGATGAGCTCGGGAGGAAAGTCGCCGGAATGACGGCTGCCCGCTTCCCGGATGCTGGGCGAGGACGCTGCCCCATCAGGCCTCCGCCCTCCCCCCCCGTCCCGCATCCTCACCTGATGGCCCTGTTCGATGCCCTCGGCGGGATCCGGTAGACGTTGACTTCGGGTTTGACACAGAGGACGGACTCGTACTCGCTCTGACCCTCGGTCGCCATCTTGCCTCAGTCGGTGTGTGTGCGGCCGCTGCTGCTGGTGACGACGGGGAGCGGCGCGTCCGTGAGGCGTGAGCGGCCCCGACACCGTAATACTCGATGTGTGCGCGCACATCCAGGCTGTAGATCCAATGATGCGCTTGGTTCAGTGTGTGACATTTAGGTGAAAAGGATCTATTTGCACGAATTGAATCTAAAATAATCAtggttttcactagtgtgttaaatctaaattgtataAATTGTTGTCTTACGCCTTAACTGTGTCCTTTTATATCTAAATACTTTGTATTaacatcaggagtgggtcctctctacggaggccgccaatttcttttttacagtagcccagactggacaaactaaacatcttttgagtttttatgacaactgaaggtttacacaggttctctttcatgtttggaagggcaGGGTGAGGTGAAGGCAGCCATGGCATGTTTTGGCTATAAATGTTACAAAAGAGGAAATTTGTCATTCGATTtgagaaaaaacattcaaatatgacaaatataCATCTGCAACAGTACTTTTTTTGGATTTTCTTTGTCCCCACATGACTCCTTAGGTACGGTGGCCAGGAGAGCTCAACGTactgcagatgaaaaaaaacaattttatcaATTTCACGACCCATGTGTTGCAAAATGTCACAACACTagataaaacaatgaaaatagtGAAGTGATGGACCTGGCTGTGGTTCAGTGCTGTGTGAAGCTATTGAAGTCTGCTActcgtcagtggtgatggaacaTCAACAGTAACACAAGACAATATATCATtgtaagtttttttatttcGCATGACAATAATGCTTCAGAAACTACAAGCAGCAGCTGCCCAATGTTTAAAGCCTTGCCAGAATATGAAATCAGCTTTTTCTCAGTATAAAAACAATCTCAGTTTAGTTGTTGTAGTGATGAACCATGTGTTCTCTCTTTAGACACGACGGTAGACCTGGTCACATGGTAGCAGGAAGTCACGTCCAGGGTGTTTCACAGGCCGAGGAGTTTGAAGGCATCTCTGAAATCTTCTGTTTCAGAGGgctgagaaagaaaataagaaaccaCATTAGAATTTTGAGTGCATCATTACTCATTTGACCCAAAAATGCAGTGTGGTAAATCCTCCACCTGGAGGATGTGGTGAAGTTTTCTGGTGAGGCGAACCGAGTTTTGGTTCAGCTCGTCCCAGGCCTTGAAGCTGCTCAGCCTACGAGCCACAAAGGTTTGCCAGCAATAGAAGTagtctggagagagagagaaaacaaacatggtcacagaaaacatccataaagtgAAGGAAAAGTTGCATTTTAAGTGAATTTCTCAGGTTTAATCTGGTTTGTCTTTATTCCTCCACCTTTGTAACTCATGACTGTGATGTTCACTCCAGCTTTGTTCAGCATTCTCaggccctctctctcttgacTGTCTTCCATGTCACAGAAGTAAAGGCGTGAGACGAAGATCCTGAGGCGTAGGTTGGGCGTCTGGCTGAGTAACTGGGCCAGTCTGGTGGAGCAGTTGGCACAGGGAGACCAGGAGCAGAACCAGGTGATGGAGTAACTGAGCCTcttctctccagcagctccaccccCAAACAGACCAGGGCACAGGACTCCCAGGTAGCGCAGGAACAGCATCTTTGGAGAAAGCGGTG
The DNA window shown above is from Platichthys flesus chromosome 11, fPlaFle2.1, whole genome shotgun sequence and carries:
- the mfap5 gene encoding microfibril associated protein 5; this encodes MGGHPVVLLLCSFHVLTAVARAQQTETPEAPRGVLPANCREEMYPCTRMYSVHKPVKRCIGGLCLYSLPRVYVINKEICMRTVCQQDEYLKAELCRELSGWPRRVERSSHRKRCRNRRSNPKTWANKA
- the aicda gene encoding single-stranded DNA cytosine deaminase; protein product: MISKLDSVLLPPKKFIFHYKNMRWARGRHETYLCFVVKRRVGPDSMTFDFGHLRNRSGCHVEMLFLRYLGVLCPGLFGGGAAGEKRLSYSITWFCSWSPCANCSTRLAQLLSQTPNLRLRIFVSRLYFCDMEDSQEREGLRMLNKAGVNITVMSYKDYFYCWQTFVARRLSSFKAWDELNQNSVRLTRKLHHILQPSETEDFRDAFKLLGL
- the LOC133965470 gene encoding adaptin ear-binding coat-associated protein 1-like, encoding MATEGQSEYESVLCVKPEVNVYRIPPRASNRAIRAADWKLDAPDWTGRMRVTARGKLAFVKLEDKISGELFAQAPVEEFPGLTVETVSDSSRYFVLRIQDDNGRSAFIGIGFGDRGDAFDFNVALQDHFKWVKQEDEFTKQASAPDTTPKLDLGFKEGQTITLNIGQSKKRDRARPQSSGGFGLLPPPPGGKLAPPPTKSTNHNTEESAGVSDEGFLLDLDSSNSNSVAPPNPTSTSSADLWGDFDSVSPK